Proteins from one Arthrobacter sp. DNA4 genomic window:
- a CDS encoding Gfo/Idh/MocA family protein, which produces MQNLNVGLIGGGFMGKAHSLAYAAMPMFFWPAPALPVRKVIAEANPDLAAEAARRFGFENSTADWRSIIDDPDIHVVDIATPNHLHAEIAIAAAEAGKHIICEKPLARTGEESKAMYDAVKDKNLVHMVAFNYRRTPAVALAKKYIEEGAIGQILNFRGTYLQDWSADPNSPLSWRFQKSIAGSGALGDIATHVIDMARYLVGEFSAVNALMSTWIPERPLQTGGADALGTVRGGEGPRGQVDVDDEVMTMIRFANGAVGSVEATRNAHGRNNFITFEIHGTEGSIVFNYERRDELQVCFASDPGDRRGFRTVYTGPAHPYGEALWPIPALGIGYGETKIIEAYDFFKAIAEGGSVSPNFADGYQVALIDDAIVESAAKESWVEVPQINA; this is translated from the coding sequence ATGCAAAACCTCAACGTCGGCCTCATCGGAGGCGGCTTCATGGGCAAGGCCCACTCCCTGGCTTATGCCGCCATGCCTATGTTCTTTTGGCCTGCACCGGCACTCCCTGTCCGCAAAGTCATCGCCGAAGCCAACCCGGATCTCGCCGCCGAGGCGGCCCGCCGCTTCGGGTTCGAGAACTCCACGGCGGACTGGCGCAGCATCATCGACGATCCAGATATCCACGTTGTAGACATCGCCACGCCCAACCATCTCCATGCCGAAATCGCCATCGCCGCCGCCGAAGCAGGCAAGCACATCATCTGCGAAAAGCCTCTTGCGCGTACCGGCGAAGAATCCAAGGCCATGTACGACGCGGTTAAAGACAAGAACCTCGTCCACATGGTGGCGTTCAACTACCGGCGGACCCCTGCCGTGGCACTGGCAAAGAAATACATCGAGGAAGGGGCAATCGGACAAATCCTCAACTTCCGTGGCACCTACCTGCAGGACTGGAGCGCCGACCCCAACTCGCCGCTGTCATGGCGTTTCCAGAAATCCATCGCAGGTTCCGGCGCCCTCGGAGACATCGCGACGCACGTCATTGACATGGCCCGCTATCTTGTCGGCGAGTTCAGCGCCGTCAACGCCCTCATGTCCACCTGGATCCCCGAGCGGCCGCTCCAAACCGGAGGTGCTGACGCGCTCGGCACGGTACGGGGCGGAGAAGGCCCCCGGGGTCAGGTTGACGTGGACGACGAAGTCATGACCATGATCCGCTTTGCCAACGGTGCCGTGGGTTCCGTGGAAGCAACACGCAACGCCCACGGAAGGAACAACTTCATCACCTTCGAAATTCACGGAACCGAAGGAAGCATTGTGTTCAACTACGAGCGGCGCGACGAACTGCAGGTCTGCTTCGCTTCGGACCCCGGTGACCGCCGGGGATTCCGAACCGTTTACACCGGGCCCGCACACCCCTACGGAGAAGCACTCTGGCCCATCCCTGCCCTCGGCATCGGATACGGCGAAACAAAGATCATCGAGGCCTACGACTTCTTCAAGGCCATCGCAGAAGGCGGCAGCGTAAGCCCGAATTTTGCCGACGGCTACCAGGTGGCTCTCATCGACGACGCAATCGTCGAGTCGGCTGCAAAGGAATCCTGGGTCGAGGTTCCGCAAATCAACGCATGA
- a CDS encoding putative quinol monooxygenase translates to MPHTTVKQEEAQVWLMPVFIAKAGYEATLHEALIGLQSLSRKDTGCLEYTVFSDDQRPGTFVLIEGWARNEDLKTHNEEVHVKEFVNVVQPLLAAPFSVTPITPLG, encoded by the coding sequence ATGCCACACACAACAGTCAAGCAAGAAGAAGCGCAAGTCTGGTTAATGCCCGTGTTCATCGCAAAGGCTGGGTACGAAGCAACGCTTCATGAAGCACTCATCGGACTGCAATCCCTAAGCCGAAAAGACACCGGATGCCTGGAATACACCGTCTTCTCTGACGATCAAAGGCCAGGTACGTTCGTCCTCATTGAGGGATGGGCCCGCAACGAGGACCTCAAGACCCACAACGAAGAAGTCCATGTAAAGGAATTCGTGAACGTGGTGCAGCCCCTGCTGGCCGCACCCTTCTCCGTAACCCCCATTACGCCTCTCGGCTGA
- a CDS encoding sugar phosphate isomerase/epimerase family protein, protein MKLGYCSITWGGVVGHPQGVTSVKDLFYLTHGSMRQAVQDIASVGYQGVEMFDGNLADYADKPEELKEILATAGVELTSVYTGANFIYADILPDEMHRIHRAAELAASFGAERLVVGGGARRAAGTTDQDYQRLGEALDSVTDIAESFGLSASYHPHLSTIVESPAELDKLMPLTRIGFCPDTAHLAAGGADPAAVIRKYAGRIQHVHLKDFQQDPFNFLPLGQGELDFPDIIAAIRESGYDSWLMVELDNYDGDPREAAALSKKYLENLLSH, encoded by the coding sequence ATGAAACTCGGTTACTGTTCCATCACCTGGGGGGGCGTCGTCGGCCACCCGCAAGGTGTGACGAGCGTGAAGGACCTTTTCTACCTGACCCACGGATCTATGCGGCAAGCAGTCCAGGACATCGCATCCGTCGGCTACCAGGGTGTTGAAATGTTTGACGGCAACCTCGCGGACTATGCAGACAAGCCCGAAGAACTCAAGGAAATCCTGGCCACTGCCGGAGTCGAACTGACAAGCGTCTATACCGGGGCGAACTTCATCTATGCCGACATACTTCCGGACGAAATGCACCGCATTCACCGCGCCGCCGAGCTGGCCGCAAGCTTCGGAGCGGAACGGCTCGTGGTGGGTGGCGGGGCACGCCGCGCCGCCGGAACCACTGACCAGGACTACCAACGCCTCGGTGAGGCCCTGGACAGCGTCACGGACATCGCAGAAAGCTTCGGGTTGTCGGCAAGCTACCATCCGCACCTGAGCACCATCGTCGAAAGCCCGGCGGAACTGGACAAACTGATGCCGCTCACCCGGATCGGCTTTTGCCCGGACACCGCCCACCTTGCGGCCGGCGGAGCAGACCCGGCGGCGGTCATTCGGAAGTACGCCGGCAGGATCCAGCACGTCCACCTGAAGGACTTCCAGCAGGACCCCTTCAATTTCCTGCCATTGGGACAGGGCGAGCTCGACTTCCCGGACATCATCGCCGCCATCCGCGAAAGCGGATATGACAGCTGGCTCATGGTGGAACTCGACAACTACGACGGTGACCCACGGGAAGCCGCAGCCCTCAGCAAGAAGTACCTGGAAAACCTCCTCTCTCACTAA
- a CDS encoding Gfo/Idh/MocA family protein produces MGSVHAHAVRAAGAEVIAVAGSSKASAEAAAPALGARTAAESPEALISRADVDVIHICTPNATHADLARKAIAAGKAVICEKPLATSVEDARELTALADQAGVVTGVPFVYRFYPAVREARDRILRGDAGRLWLLHGSYLQDWLVGAGATNWRVDSTIGGASRAFGDIGVHWCDLMEFTTGHKITRLVAETSRAYDQRETGGRVSSVATEDGATLLFETDKGATGSLVVSQVSPGRKNRLWFSFDGTEASFSFNQERPDTLHVGGTGSSSEIAVGPQTLTTPGGRRYAKLPPGHPQGYQDSFNSFVADVYAAIQGQTPEGLPTFRDGLRAALITDAVVTSAAQRSWVDVPSTEAPRELLKSSSTVERQKQ; encoded by the coding sequence ATGGGTTCTGTCCACGCCCATGCGGTGCGCGCGGCAGGCGCTGAAGTCATCGCAGTCGCCGGCAGCAGCAAGGCGTCCGCCGAAGCCGCAGCCCCCGCGCTCGGCGCCCGCACCGCAGCCGAGTCCCCTGAAGCACTGATCTCACGTGCAGACGTGGACGTCATCCACATCTGCACGCCGAACGCGACCCACGCCGACCTCGCCCGCAAAGCCATTGCGGCAGGAAAAGCAGTCATCTGCGAAAAGCCACTGGCGACGAGCGTTGAGGACGCCCGGGAATTGACAGCCCTCGCGGACCAGGCGGGAGTCGTCACGGGCGTGCCCTTCGTCTACCGGTTCTATCCGGCCGTCCGCGAAGCCCGCGACCGTATCCTCCGCGGCGACGCCGGCCGGCTGTGGCTCCTTCACGGTTCCTACCTGCAGGATTGGCTGGTTGGCGCGGGAGCCACGAACTGGCGGGTCGATTCAACGATCGGAGGAGCCTCCAGGGCGTTCGGTGACATCGGCGTGCACTGGTGTGACCTGATGGAGTTCACCACTGGACACAAAATCACCAGGCTTGTGGCGGAGACCAGCAGGGCCTACGACCAACGCGAAACCGGCGGCCGGGTGTCCTCCGTTGCCACCGAGGACGGGGCCACGCTCCTGTTCGAGACGGACAAGGGTGCCACAGGTTCCCTGGTGGTCAGCCAAGTCAGCCCAGGCCGCAAAAACCGCCTGTGGTTCTCCTTCGACGGAACCGAAGCGTCATTCAGCTTCAACCAGGAACGGCCGGACACCCTTCACGTGGGCGGCACCGGGTCCAGCTCCGAAATCGCCGTTGGCCCGCAAACGCTGACGACTCCGGGCGGCCGGCGGTACGCCAAACTCCCACCGGGGCACCCCCAGGGATACCAGGACAGCTTTAACTCATTCGTCGCCGACGTATACGCAGCTATCCAGGGGCAGACACCTGAAGGCCTGCCCACGTTCCGGGACGGATTACGGGCAGCCCTCATTACCGACGCGGTCGTTACCTCCGCTGCACAACGGTCATGGGTTGATGTTCCCAGCACTGAGGCCCCACGCGAATTACTCAAGTCTTCCTCCACCGTTGAAAGGCAGAAGCAATGA